The Jiangella alba genome includes the window CCGGAGCTGCGCTCGCGCGAGCGCGTCGAGGTCGAGGTGCGGGCCGAGGCCGGCGGCGCGTGGAGCCACTGGAGCGAGCCGCTCGTCGTCGAGGCCGGGCTGCTGCGGCCCCAGGACGTCACCGCCCGGTTCATCAGCCCGCGCCACGTCGGCGGCCTCGACGACGGCGCCGTCGCGCTGGTCCGCCACCTCGACCTCGCCGGGCCGGTGGCGTCCGCGCGGCTGTACATCACCGCGCACGGCGTGTACGACGCGTGGATCGGCGGCCGCCGGGTCGGCGACCATCAGCTCGCGCCCGGGTGGACGGCGTACGCGTCGCGGCTGCGCTACCAGACCTTCGACGTGACGCCGCACCTGCGGGACGGCGGGCCGACTCAGCTCGCCGTCGGCCTGGGCAACGGGTGGTACCGCGGCCAGCTGACGTGGAACCTGCGCCGCGACCACTACGGCGACCGGCTGGCGCTGCTGGCCCAGCTGGAGATCACCTACGCCGACGGCCGCCAGGAGACGGTGGTCACCGACGATGCGTGGCGGGCCGGCGCCACCGGCGTCCTCGCCGACGACCTCTACGACGGTCAGCGCACCGACCTGCGGCTGCCGCTCGTCCCGTCCGTCGCGGCGTCCGGGCCGGTCGACGTCCTGGAGCCCGACGCCGCGCGGCTGGTCGCGCCGCTCGGGCCGCCGGTGCGCGAGGTGGCGACGGTGCCGGCCCGGGCCGTGTCCACGTCGCCGTCCGGCGCCCAGTTGCTCGACTTCGGGCAGAACGTCGTCGGCTGGGTGCGACTGCGGGTCACCGGCTCGCCGGGTCAGGAGGTGACCGTCCGGCACGCCGAGGTGCTCGAGGACGGCGAGCTCGGCGTGCGCCCGCTACGCGCGGCCAAGGCCACCGACACCTACGTCCTGTCCGGCGGCCCGGAGCTGCTGGAGCCGCGGTACACCTTCCACGGCTTCCGGTACGCCGAGGTCAGCGGCGTGTCCGTCGAGGCGTCCGACGCCGAGGCCGTCGTCGTCAGCTCCGACCTGCGCCGCACCGGCTGGTTCGAGTGCTCCGAGCCCGACCTCGAGCGGCTGCACGAGAACGTCGTCTGGGGTATGCGCGGCAACTTCGTCGACGTTCCGACCGACTGCCCGCAGCGCGACGAGCGGCTCGGCTGGACCGGCGACATCCAGGTGTTCGCCCCGACCGCCGCCTTCCTCTTCGACGTCGGCGGGTTCCTCGGCTCGTGGCTGCGCGACCTCGCCGCCGAGCAGCGTCCCGACGGCGGCGTCCCGTTCGTCGTCCCCGACGTCGTGTACGAGCACATCGGCGGCCCGCGTCCCGGCGATCCGCCGCACTCGCCGCCCGCCGGCTGGGCCGACGCCGCCGTCCACGTGCCGTGGACGCTGTACCAGCGCTACGGCGACACCGGCGTGCTGGAGCGGCAGTACGACTCCATGCGGGCGTGGGTCGAGAAGGCGCGGTCGCTGGCCGGCGACTCCCTGCTCTGGGACACCGGCTTCCAGTTCGGCGACTGGCTCGACCCCGACGCCCCGCCCGACGACGCCGCCGCGGCCAAGGCCGACCCCGCCGTCGTCGCGACGGCGTACCTGGCCCGCAGCGCGCACCTGCTGGCGCTGACCGCGTCCGTCCTGGGACGCGACGACGACGCCGCGCGGTACGAGAGCCTCGCCGCCGACGTCGTCCGCGCCTTCGGCAAGGCCTACGTCGCGGCCGACGGCACCGTGCGCAGCGACTGCCAGACCGTCTACGCGCTGGCCATCGCGTGGGATCTGCTCGAGACGCCCGAGCAGCGGGCCGGCGCGGGGCGTCGTCTCGCCGCGCTCGTCCAGGCGGCCGACTTCCACGTCAGCACCGGCTTCCTCGGCACGCCGCTGGTGCTCGACGCGCTCTGCCGGGCCGGCCGTGCCGACCTCGCACATGCGATGGTGCTCACCCGCACCGCGCCGTCCTGGCTGTACGCCGTCACGATGGGGGCCACGACGATCTGGGAGCGGTGGGACTCCATGCTGCCGGACGGCTCGATCAACCCCGGCGAGATGACGTCGTTCAACCACTACGCCTACGGCGCGGTCGCCGACTGGCTGCACCGCTGCGTGGCCGGGCTCGCGCCGGCGGCGCCCGGCTACCGCGAGGTCGCGGTGCGCCCGCTCGTCACCGGGCAGCTCACCCACGCGTCGGCCCGGCACCTCAGCCCGTACGGCCCCGTCGCCGTGTCATGGCGCCTCGACGACGACCGGTTCGAGCTGTCCGTCGAGGTCCCGCCCGGCGTGACGGCGCACCTCGACCTGCCGCTCGCCGACCCGTACCCCGACGCCGTCGGGCCGGGCTCGCACCGCTTCACCGGCAGGTGGCGCCGGCCCTGATCAGGCGGCTGGCGGGGGCGGCGGTACCGGCGGACCCGGCGGCACGGCGTCGCGGGGCCGGCCCGCGAGCGCCGCGCCCTGGGCGTCGGTGAGCCGGCGCACCATGATCAGCCCGAGGACGGCGGCGGCCGTGAAGACGACCTCGCCCCCGGCCGCCAGCCAGTCCGCGTTCGCGAGGTCGCCCACGGTGAGGTCGTCCCTCGGGCCGTCGACGCCGAGCTGAGCGGCGGTGCGGTCGATCAGGATGGCCGCCACGAACGCCGCCCACCACGCCACGACGATGCCCGCGCCGCGCCCGCCGGGGTTCGACGAGCGGCTGGCGGTCCAGAGCTGGCGCACCGGGAGTACGAGGTTGGCCAGCGGGATGAACCAGCCGCCGATGGCCCACCCCGGGCCGAGCGCGCTGCGCGAGCCGAGCAGCCGGGCGTTCTGCGCGTGCCGGTACTGCCAGATGATGAAGAAGACGGCCAGTGCCAGGGCGGCGACGGTGTAGCCCCACAGCCCGAGCCCGACCAGATCGTCGGCCCGCGTCAACCGGTCGGCGTCGACCGCGACCATGCTCGCCAGCGGATCGGCTTCCGGCGACGTGCCGGCCGCGTCGGACACCACCGAGGCGCGGTTGGCGTAGGCGCCCGCGCTGGCCGCGGTGACCACGGCAGTCAGCGCGAAGAGCACCGTCAGCACCGTTTTCGGCATGCTGAGGTCCTGCACCGGTCCGGGTGGCCGGGTGCCGCTCCCGGAAACGTTCCAAGCCGCGCCCCGCTCGTCGTCGACGCTCATCCCGCTCCTCCGTTTCGACCGGAATGGCATACGTTATCCGCCCCGGCGGGTAGCGTGGGTGGTCCGCCGACGAGGGGTCGTAGATGACAGCGAGTCCCGCCGCCACCGCACGTGTGCAGGCCGCTGCCGCGCGCACCTCGGCGACCGGCTCGGCCCACGCGGCCATCACGATCCGCTCTGGCCCCTGGACGCCCTGTTCGGCGCCAACGATGACGTCGTCGAGGCCGGTCCGGACACCATTCGCGACGTCACCACCACGCACTACCGGCTCACCGTCGATCTCGCGGCCGCGGATGAGCACCTGCCCGCGGGCATAGCGATGCCGGAAGGCCCATTTCGCCGAATGCGCCGGCTGCCCGCAGAAGTGTGGCTGGAGGACGCGGGCCTGGCGCGCCGCGTCGCGATCCAGAATGCGTCCGGCAATCGTCAGATCTGGCAGGTCCTCGACCTCTGGCACTTCGGCGTCGAGGTGACGATCACCCTTCCGGACGCCGACCAGATCGCGATCGCGGACCCGGCGGACCTGCAGCGGATCTTCATGGGAGACGGCTGAGCGCCACTATCCGTGTGAAGCAGCACTGAAGCGAGCCTGAAAACGGGGATGCCTAATCTCGCCGAGGTATTGCCCATCCAGCACGGAGAAACCATGAAGATGAGAATGTCCGCGGCGGTGGCCGTCCTGGCCCTGGCGATAGCGGGACTTGGCGGAACGGCGCAAGCGGCGGAGCGGGCGGAGTCGTCCACGGTGAAGGCCGCAACCCAGACCGCCGACCAGCCGGCCGCGACAGCAGCCGCCCGGGCTGGCGCACGCAACGTGAAATACCTCTGGCTCCGATACCCGGCTCCCGCCGGTTCGGAATCCTGCACCAGCCGGACCATCACTCTCGGAGCCGGCAAGTACCGGTGGGAGACCGACGACAGCAGTCCCAGCACCAGAGAGCGCACGATCACCCTTGCGGCCGGCAAGTATCGGTGGGTCGACTGCATCCACTATTTCGAACGCGCCAGTGGAATCGACGTGTACCGGCACGAATCGGGGTTGCAGAGCGTCCGGACCGGCGGTTGGGCACATCTGCCCGACAGCTGGCTCCAGAACCGCCAGAAGCCCGGCCTCGTCTTCTCCTGGTACGGGAGCACGCTCACTCGGTTGTGATCGGAGTGCACCCGCCGGCCAGGCGCGACGTGGCGGCCACGCTCGCGGTGCTCACCCAGGTGTGAGTGCTGCGAGCGTGGCGCAACGCGTGCTCGCGTCAGGGTGCGCCGGCGATGGCCGGTCCCGTCAGGTGGCGTCCCAGCCAGTCGACCTTGCTTATGCTCGCGCCCGTGGCACTGGAATGGGAACAGATCATCGTCGACTCCGCCGACCCCATCGCCCTCGGGCGCTGGTGGGCCGAGGCTCTCGGCTGGGTGGTGGTCGACGAGTCCGAGGAGATCATCGAGATCCGGCCCGAGCCGGACCAGCTGCCGGGCCTGCTCTTCGTGCCTGTCCCCGAGGGCAAGACCTCGAAGAACCGGCTCCACCCCGACTTCCGCCCGGACGACCAGGAGGCCGAGGTCGCCCGGCTGCTCTCCCTCGGTGCCCGGCGTGCCGACACCGTGCAGGACGAGCAGCACTGGGTGACCCTCCTCGACCCGGAGGGCAACGAATTCTGTGTCCTGGGTGAGCGGAAGAGCTGAGCGGGGCCGGGCAGCCGTTCAGGCGAAGGTGCCGGACGGCTTGGCTGCGCGAGTGTCCGGTCTCCACTGACACGCTCCGCTCCGGTGGTTATGAGGCGGACGGGGGAGGAGTGAGGGCGGGCGCAGGCAGCCGCACGGCGTGCAACATACGTGCACCTTCGGACGGCGATTCCCGGTCAGTTGCGGTCTCTCACGGTCAACCAGCGTCGGGTGAATGCGCTGGTCAGAGGGTGCCCCCGGCAGGATTCGAACCTGCGACCCTCCGCTTAGGAGGCGGATGCTCTATCCCCTGAGCTACGAGGGCGGGCTGCGCCAGTCTATCCGCCGCGTACGGGCGGCGACGGCGGGACAGGCCCTAGGCTCGGGAAGGTGAGCAACCTGGATGCGCGTCCCGCCGAGACGCGGTGTCATGCGGCGGGGCAGGAGGGCCCGGCGAGCCGGGTGCTGGAGCCGCGCGAGGTGCCGTTGGGCGGCATCCGGGCGATGCGGGTCAGCCGCACGTTGCCGCACCGTCAGCTCCCCACCGTCGGGGCGTGGTGCTTCCTGGACCAGTTCGGGCCGCAGCACACCGACATGGTCGTGCTGCCGCATCCGCACACCGGCCTGCAGACGGTCACCTGGCCGTTGCGGGGCGAGATCCACCACCGCGACAGCGTGGGCAGCGACGTCGTGGTGCGGCCGGGGCAGTTGAACCTGATGACGAGCGGGCCGGGCATCGCGCACTCGGAGATCTCACTGGGCGAGGCGCCGCTGCTGCACGGCCTGCAGCTGTGGGTGGCGCTGCCGGAAACAGCAACGGCGGCGCCGGGGTTCGAGCAGCACACCGACCTCCCCGTGTACGACGGCGACGGCGTGCGGGCCACGGTGGTGGCGGGGGAGCTGGGCGGGACGACGTCGCCGGCGACGACGTACAGCCCGCTGCTCGGCGCCGAGTTGGACGTGCACAAGACCGCCACGCTGCCACTGCGCGCCGACTTCGAGCACGCCGTCCTGGTGCTGACGGGGCGGGCGACGGTCGCGGGGACGGGGCTGGAGCCGGGACCGCTGCTGTACCTCGGCACCGGACGCACCGAGCTGACGATCCACGCGCACGACGACGACACGACGCTGTTCCTGCTGGGCGGCGAGCCGTTCCCCGACGACCTCGTCATGTGGTGGAACTTCGTCGGCCGCAGCCACGAGGACATCGTCGCGGCGCGCGACGAGTGGGAGCGGCCCGGCCAGCACCGTTTCGGCACGGTCGCCGGCCACGGCACCGACCGTATCCCCGCCCCACCCCTCCCGCCACTGCGCCTCACCCCGCGCCGCCGCCGTCCACCAGCGGGCTGAGCCCAGGCCGTACCCTTCCGGCCGGTCCGTGCGATGACGCCGGTGAGCCGCCGCGCATCCGGGAGGGGTACTGGTCATCGGAGCGGACTTCGACGAGATCCTCGCCGCGGCGCGCGCCGGTGCGCCGTGGGCGTTCGAGCGCCTGTACACCGACCTCGCGCCCGTCGTCGGCGGTTACGCGCGGCTGCAGGGATCGGACGAGCCCGAGGATCTCACCAGCGAGGTGTTCCTGGGCGTCTTCGCCGGCCTGTCGTCGTTCACCGGATCCGAGCAGCAGTTCCGGTCCTGGGTCTTCACCATCGCCTACCGGCGGGTGACCGACGAGCGGCGCCGGCGGTCCCGGCGCCCGGTGATCGTGGACGACGGCCCGGAGATCGACGAGCAGGTGGGCGGCGACGCGGAGGAGGACGCCCTCGTGCGGCTGGGCCGGCGGCGCGTGCACGAGCTGTGCGCGGGCCTGTCGGACGACCAGCGCGAGGTGGTGCTGCTGCGGATCCTCGGCGACCTGAGCGTCGACGAGGTCGCCGGCATCGTCGGCAAGTCCGCGGGAGCGGTCAAGGCGCTGCAGCGCCGGGGACTGAGTGCGTTGCGGCGGCAACTCGACCGGAGGGGCGTATCCGCATGAGCGGTGCCGGCGATGACAGAGCTGACATGACACCGACCACCGTTCCCGACGATGCGACGCTCGAGGCGATCCTCCGCGGTGTGCGGACGCCGCCCGGCGGCGACGACCTGACGGCGTTGTCGGAAGCGGTCGAAGCCATTCGAAGGAGTGCTGATGAAGCCGTCCCCCCAACGGCTGAACTCGCCCGCCGCATCGCACTGGGCGACTTCACCGGAGTGGCGCCGTCGCCGCTGCCGCGCGGGCACACAGTCCGCGCCAGGCTCGGCCGGAGGATGGCCGCGATGAGCCTGCGGACCAGGGCGGTCGTCGCGCTCGCGGCGATCTTCACCGGCTTCACCGGCGTCGCCGCCGCGGGAGCGCTACCCGACGCCGCGCAGCAGCGGGTCGAGTCGGTGGTCGAGAAGGTGACGCCGATCTCGTTCGACGAGCCCCAGGAGTTCGGCGAGGACGTCGCCGAGGACGCCCGCGACGGCGGCGTCGACGGCCAGGAGGTCAGCGAGGACGCGCAGGAGCTGGGCGGGAAGCCCGGCAACCCCGGCGACGGTCACGAACCCGAACTGCCCGGCCTGCCGACGACCGTCCCGACCACGCCCGGCGAGCACCGGCCGGACGACCCGGGCCGGCCGGACGACGCGGGCCGGCCGGACGACGCGGGCCGGCCGGACGACGCGGGCCGGCCCGACGACCGCCCGAGCACCGACCCGACGATGCCGGAGCACCCGGCTTCCGACCCGGCGGAGCCGCCCGTGACCCCCGACGAGCGGCCCGCCGACCCCGCCGATCCGCCGTCCGGAGCGGAGGATCGGCAGCCCACCGAGCTCCCTGAGCCCGGTGAACAGCGGCCCTGACGATCAGTCGGCCGCACTCGGGGCGCGTCTGGTGATCCCACCCTCACCAGACGCGCCCTGTTCTTCCCACCGCCTCTTCAATAGGCCGTCATCCCGAGCGCTTCCTGCACGTCCGCCAGCGTCGCCTCGGCCATCGCCGTCGCCCGTTCGGCGCCCGCCGCGAGCAGCGACCCGACCAGTCCGGGATCGGCCGCGAACGCCGTGCGACGCTCCCGCACCGGCCGCAACTCCTCGTTCACGACGTCGATGACCAGCGCCTTCAGCAGCGCCGAGCCGCCACCGCCGACCTGCGCCGCCACCTCGTCCGGCGCGACGCCGAGGCACAGCGCGGCGATCTCGACCAGTGACGACACGCCCGGCCGCTCGGCGGGGTCGTAGGTGATGTCGCGGCGGCCGTCGGTGACCGAGCGCCGGATCAGCCGCGCCGTCTCGTCGGCCGACGCCTTCAGCGCGATGGTGTTGCCGCGGCTCTTGCTCATCTTCTTCCCGTCGACGCCGAGCAGCCGTGGCGCCGGCGACAGCAACGCCTGCGGTTCCCGGAAGACGGCACGCCCGCCGGCATAGCGTTCGTTGAACCGCCGCGCGATCTGCCGGGTCTGCTCGACATGCGGCAGCTGGTCGTCGCCGACCGGCACCAGGTTGCCGTGGCAGAACAGGATGTCCGCGGCCTGGTGGACGGGGTACGTCAGCAGCAGCCCGCTGATCGACGCCAGCCCGGACGCGGCCGCCTCGTCCTTGACGGTCGGGTTGCGCTGCAGCTCGGCCACCGTCGTCAGCGAGAGGAACGGCAGCAGCAGCTGGTTCAGCGCCGGCACCGCGCTGTGCGCGAACACCGTCGTGTCGTCAGGGTCGATGCCGGCCGCGAGGTTGTCCAGGACGACCTCGCGCACGTTCGCGGCGATCTCGCCGGGCGACAGCCGGTCGGTGATCACCTGGTAGTCGGCGACGACGAGGAAGGTCTCGACGCCCTGGCGCTGCAGGCGGACGCGGTTGAGCAGCGTCCCGAAGTAGTGGCCGAGGTGCAGCGGCCCGGTCGGCCGGTCGCCGGTGAGGACGCGGTAGCGCGACGGGTCCGCCGCGACGCCGGCCGGGTCGGCCAGCAGCGGTGTGTCGAGGGTGAGGGTCATGACGCTCTCCGTTCGGTGGCAGGGCCACCGCGAGAGCTGTCACCTGTTCGGCCGCCGTCGCGGCGGCCGATGAACATGCTGAGGTGGGCCGC containing:
- a CDS encoding family 78 glycoside hydrolase catalytic domain, whose product is MTDRTAPDDLPRIERVVAEYGEPELGIGVAAPRLSWSRSGGAEQTAYEVRLRPASGDVSTVRVAGGGQVFQPWPFPELRSRERVEVEVRAEAGGAWSHWSEPLVVEAGLLRPQDVTARFISPRHVGGLDDGAVALVRHLDLAGPVASARLYITAHGVYDAWIGGRRVGDHQLAPGWTAYASRLRYQTFDVTPHLRDGGPTQLAVGLGNGWYRGQLTWNLRRDHYGDRLALLAQLEITYADGRQETVVTDDAWRAGATGVLADDLYDGQRTDLRLPLVPSVAASGPVDVLEPDAARLVAPLGPPVREVATVPARAVSTSPSGAQLLDFGQNVVGWVRLRVTGSPGQEVTVRHAEVLEDGELGVRPLRAAKATDTYVLSGGPELLEPRYTFHGFRYAEVSGVSVEASDAEAVVVSSDLRRTGWFECSEPDLERLHENVVWGMRGNFVDVPTDCPQRDERLGWTGDIQVFAPTAAFLFDVGGFLGSWLRDLAAEQRPDGGVPFVVPDVVYEHIGGPRPGDPPHSPPAGWADAAVHVPWTLYQRYGDTGVLERQYDSMRAWVEKARSLAGDSLLWDTGFQFGDWLDPDAPPDDAAAAKADPAVVATAYLARSAHLLALTASVLGRDDDAARYESLAADVVRAFGKAYVAADGTVRSDCQTVYALAIAWDLLETPEQRAGAGRRLAALVQAADFHVSTGFLGTPLVLDALCRAGRADLAHAMVLTRTAPSWLYAVTMGATTIWERWDSMLPDGSINPGEMTSFNHYAYGAVADWLHRCVAGLAPAAPGYREVAVRPLVTGQLTHASARHLSPYGPVAVSWRLDDDRFELSVEVPPGVTAHLDLPLADPYPDAVGPGSHRFTGRWRRP
- a CDS encoding DUF4328 domain-containing protein; protein product: MSVDDERGAAWNVSGSGTRPPGPVQDLSMPKTVLTVLFALTAVVTAASAGAYANRASVVSDAAGTSPEADPLASMVAVDADRLTRADDLVGLGLWGYTVAALALAVFFIIWQYRHAQNARLLGSRSALGPGWAIGGWFIPLANLVLPVRQLWTASRSSNPGGRGAGIVVAWWAAFVAAILIDRTAAQLGVDGPRDDLTVGDLANADWLAAGGEVVFTAAAVLGLIMVRRLTDAQGAALAGRPRDAVPPGPPVPPPPPAA
- a CDS encoding VOC family protein is translated as MLAPVALEWEQIIVDSADPIALGRWWAEALGWVVVDESEEIIEIRPEPDQLPGLLFVPVPEGKTSKNRLHPDFRPDDQEAEVARLLSLGARRADTVQDEQHWVTLLDPEGNEFCVLGERKS
- a CDS encoding pirin family protein, whose product is MSNLDARPAETRCHAAGQEGPASRVLEPREVPLGGIRAMRVSRTLPHRQLPTVGAWCFLDQFGPQHTDMVVLPHPHTGLQTVTWPLRGEIHHRDSVGSDVVVRPGQLNLMTSGPGIAHSEISLGEAPLLHGLQLWVALPETATAAPGFEQHTDLPVYDGDGVRATVVAGELGGTTSPATTYSPLLGAELDVHKTATLPLRADFEHAVLVLTGRATVAGTGLEPGPLLYLGTGRTELTIHAHDDDTTLFLLGGEPFPDDLVMWWNFVGRSHEDIVAARDEWERPGQHRFGTVAGHGTDRIPAPPLPPLRLTPRRRRPPAG
- a CDS encoding RNA polymerase sigma factor, which codes for MYTDLAPVVGGYARLQGSDEPEDLTSEVFLGVFAGLSSFTGSEQQFRSWVFTIAYRRVTDERRRRSRRPVIVDDGPEIDEQVGGDAEEDALVRLGRRRVHELCAGLSDDQREVVLLRILGDLSVDEVAGIVGKSAGAVKALQRRGLSALRRQLDRRGVSA
- the trpS gene encoding tryptophan--tRNA ligase, whose amino-acid sequence is MTLTLDTPLLADPAGVAADPSRYRVLTGDRPTGPLHLGHYFGTLLNRVRLQRQGVETFLVVADYQVITDRLSPGEIAANVREVVLDNLAAGIDPDDTTVFAHSAVPALNQLLLPFLSLTTVAELQRNPTVKDEAAASGLASISGLLLTYPVHQAADILFCHGNLVPVGDDQLPHVEQTRQIARRFNERYAGGRAVFREPQALLSPAPRLLGVDGKKMSKSRGNTIALKASADETARLIRRSVTDGRRDITYDPAERPGVSSLVEIAALCLGVAPDEVAAQVGGGGSALLKALVIDVVNEELRPVRERRTAFAADPGLVGSLLAAGAERATAMAEATLADVQEALGMTAY